Proteins from a single region of Calonectris borealis chromosome 14, bCalBor7.hap1.2, whole genome shotgun sequence:
- the VPS51 gene encoding vacuolar protein sorting-associated protein 51 homolog isoform X1: MAEVEAPRSGAGGSPEAGTGTGTGTGTGTGTGTGWRRPHGPLQRYYGPPVAEMAEAAPDPADINGPHFDPEVFLTKVRSECPLGQLLAREATLGREIRALDSDMQTLLYENYNKFISATDTIRKMKVDFRRMEAEMDDLAANMAAISTSSARVSAALQDRHRRGAQLAGVQALLRKLQSLVEVPGRLRRWAAPGAEPARALRCHARARAVLRHYRHLPSFRAIEDESYAIMADLAQRLRARLRDDTLDPKELTECVEMLLQLEEPPEELCEEFLSHAGARLEAELAALEAELPPSDPSGTAATPPPASDILDFVDRGSSAFVGNLCLLAASYRSLFEGRPGAGGGRLEAFAATLTTRYFELLERRLALERGLGDTSLLVRALDRFHRRLRALLELLPAAGAEAGAALVARAARERVDRYLRALQTFFLGCLGDVRQALAAPRPPGKEGPGLPDLLATLASSILGQLKAVLAYVQLFTAKDVAFASLPYFKGEFCVEAVREGLVVAFVRWLCRTARGFADGPAERGAPAAPPALLLLLARLCLDYEATTISYILTLTDEQFPPQDTGPAMTPGPALCAEARGAAQRLLDHYVQVQGAAVAQMLRKSVETRDWLGTVEPRNVRAVMKRVVEDITAIDVQVGQLFEEGVRRAQSSDSSRRAFSVYSSSRAPGRYAPSYTPSAPMDTHLLSNIQKLFSERIDIFSPVEFNKVSVLTGIIKISLKTLLECVRLRTLGRFGLQQVQVDGHYLQLYLWRFAADERVVQGLLDEVAASAAHRCLDPVPMEHSVVELICERGFSAPLNPNRIGIPPENKPGGNALKCQ; this comes from the exons ATGGCGGAGGTGGAGGcgccgcggagcggggcggggggcagccctgaggccggcaccggcaccggcaccggcaccggcaccggcaccggcaccggcaccgggtgGCGGCGTCCGCACGGGCCGCTTCAGCGGTACTACGGACCGCCCGTGGCGGAGATGGCGGAGGCGGCTCCGGACCCCGCTGACATCAACGGGCCCCACTTCGACCCGGAGGTTTTCCTTACTAAG GTGCGCAGCGAGTGTCCCCTGGGGCAGTTGTTGGCCCGTGAGGCCACGCTGGGGCGGGAGATCCGCGCCCTCGACAGTGACATGCAGACGCTGCTCTACGAGAACTACAACAAATTCATTTCCGCCACTG ACACCATCCGAAAGATGAAGGTTGACTTCCGGCGCATGGAGGCAGAGATGGACGATTTGGCTGCCAACATGGCCGCCATCAGCACCTCCAGTGCCCGTGTCAGCGCCGCGCTGCAGGACCGGCACCGTCGCGGCGCCCAGCTTGCCG gggTGCAGGCGCTGCTGCGGAAGCTGCAGTCCCTGGTGGAGGTGCCAGGGCGGCTGCGGCGGTGGGCGGCGCCAGGGGCGGAGCCTGCGCGGGCCCTGCGCTGCCATGCTCGCGCCCGTGCTGTGCTCCGCCACTACCGCCACCTGCCCTCCTTCCGTGCCATCGAGGATGAGAGCTACGCCATCATGGCCGACCTGGCCCAGCGCCTCCGTGCACGTCTCCG gGATGACACCTTGGACCCCAAGGAGCTCACCGAGTGCGTGGAGATGCTGTTGCAGCTGGAAGAGCCACCTGAGGAGCTGTGTGAGGAGTTCCTGAGCCATGCCGGCGCCCGCCTCGAGGCCGAGCTGGCAGCACTGGAGGCCGAGCTGCCCCCGTCCGACCCCTCCGGCACTGCCGCcacgccgccccccgcctccgaCATCCTCGACTTCGTCGACCGCGGCAGCTCGGCCTTCGTGGGCAACCTGTGCCTCCTCGCGGCCTCGTACCGCAGCCTCTTCGAGGGGCgcccgggggctgggggtggccgcCTGGAAGCCTTCGCCGCCACCCTCACCACCCGCTACTTCGAGCTGCTGGAGCGGCGCCTGGCGCTGGAGCGGGGCCTGGGCGACACCTCGCTGCTGGTGCGGGCGCTCGACCGCTTCCACCGCCGCCTCCGCGCCCTCCTCGAGCTGCTGCCCGCAGCCGGTGCCGAGGCAGGCGCCGCACTGGTGGCCCGGGCGGCGCGCGAGCGCGTGGACCGCTACCTGCGGGCACTGCAGACCTTCTTCCTGGGGTGCCTGGGCGACGTGCGCCAGGCGCtggccgccccccggccccccggcaaGGAGGGTCCCGGCCTGCCCGATCTCCTGGCCACGCTTGCCTCCTCCATCCTCGGCCAGCTTAAGGCCGTCCTGGCCTACGTGCAGCTCTTCACCGCCAAGGATGTCGCCTTCGCCAGCCTTCCCTACTTCAAG GGGGAGTTCTGTGTGGAGGCGGTGCGCGAAGGGCTGGTGGTGGCCTTCGTGCGCTGGCTCTGCCGCACCGCCCGGGGCTTCGCCGACGGCCCAGCTGAGCGGGGGGCCCCtgcggcacccccagccctgctgctgctcctcgcccGCCTCTGTCTTGACTATGAGGCCACCACCATCAGCTACATCCTCACTCTCACCGACGAGCAGTTTCCCCCCCAG GACACAGGTCCGGCAATGACACCGGGACCGGCACTGTGTGCAGAGGCGCGGGGGGCAGCACAGCGGCTGCTCGACCACTATGTGCAGGTCCAGGGCGCCGCGGTGGCACAGATGCTTAGGAAGAGTGTGGAGACACGAGACTGGTTGGGCACGGTCGAGCCCCGCAATGTTCGTGCCGTCATGAAGCGTGTGGTCGAGGACATCACCGCTATCGACGTCCAG GTGGGGCAGCTCTTTGAGGAGGGGGTGCGGCGGGCACAGAGCAGCGACTCGAGCCGGCGCGCCTTCTCCGTCTACAGCAGCTCACGGGCACCCGGGCGGTACGCCCCCAGCTACACCCCCAG CGCCCCCATGGACACCCACCTGCTCAGCAACATCCAGAAGCTCTTCTCCGAACGCATTGACATCTTCAGCCCTGTTGAGTTCAACAAG gtGTCGGTGCTGACTGGGATCATCAAGATCAGCCTAAAGACGCTGCTGGAGTGTGTGCGGCTGCGGACATTGGGGCGCTTCGGGCTGCAGCAGGTGCAGGTGGACGGTCATTACCTGCAGCTCTACCTCTGGCGCTTTGCCGCTGACGAGCGGGtggtgcaggggctgctggaCGAGGTGGCCGCCAGCGCCGCCCACCGCTGCCTCGACCCCGTTCCCATGGAGCACAGCGTCGTCGAGCTCATCTGCGAGCGCGG GTTTTCAGCACCTCTGAACCCAAATAGGATTGGGATCCCACCTGAAAACAAACCTGGgggaaatgctttgaaatgtCAGTGA
- the VPS51 gene encoding vacuolar protein sorting-associated protein 51 homolog isoform X5, whose translation MAEVEAPRSGAGGSPEAGTGTGTGTGTGTGTGTGWRRPHGPLQRYYGPPVAEMAEAAPDPADINGPHFDPEVFLTKVRSECPLGQLLAREATLGREIRALDSDMQTLLYENYNKFISATDTIRKMKVDFRRMEAEMDDLAANMAAISTSSARVSAALQDRHRRGAQLAGVQALLRKLQSLVEVPGRLRRWAAPGAEPARALRCHARARAVLRHYRHLPSFRAIEDESYAIMADLAQRLRARLRDDTLDPKELTECVEMLLQLEEPPEELCEEFLSHAGARLEAELAALEAELPPSDPSGTAATPPPASDILDFVDRGSSAFVGNLCLLAASYRSLFEGRPGAGGGRLEAFAATLTTRYFELLERRLALERGLGDTSLLVRALDRFHRRLRALLELLPAAGAEAGAALVARAARERVDRYLRALQTFFLGCLGDVRQALAAPRPPGKEGPGLPDLLATLASSILGQLKAVLAYVQLFTAKDVAFASLPYFKGEFCVEAVREGLVVAFVRWLCRTARGFADGPAERGAPAAPPALLLLLARLCLDYEATTISYILTLTDEQFPPQDTGPAMTPGPALCAEARGAAQRLLDHYVQVQGAAVAQMLRKSVETRDWLGTVEPRNVRAVMKRVVEDITAIDVQQLTGTRAVRPQLHPQRPHGHPPAQQHPEALLRTH comes from the exons ATGGCGGAGGTGGAGGcgccgcggagcggggcggggggcagccctgaggccggcaccggcaccggcaccggcaccggcaccggcaccggcaccggcaccgggtgGCGGCGTCCGCACGGGCCGCTTCAGCGGTACTACGGACCGCCCGTGGCGGAGATGGCGGAGGCGGCTCCGGACCCCGCTGACATCAACGGGCCCCACTTCGACCCGGAGGTTTTCCTTACTAAG GTGCGCAGCGAGTGTCCCCTGGGGCAGTTGTTGGCCCGTGAGGCCACGCTGGGGCGGGAGATCCGCGCCCTCGACAGTGACATGCAGACGCTGCTCTACGAGAACTACAACAAATTCATTTCCGCCACTG ACACCATCCGAAAGATGAAGGTTGACTTCCGGCGCATGGAGGCAGAGATGGACGATTTGGCTGCCAACATGGCCGCCATCAGCACCTCCAGTGCCCGTGTCAGCGCCGCGCTGCAGGACCGGCACCGTCGCGGCGCCCAGCTTGCCG gggTGCAGGCGCTGCTGCGGAAGCTGCAGTCCCTGGTGGAGGTGCCAGGGCGGCTGCGGCGGTGGGCGGCGCCAGGGGCGGAGCCTGCGCGGGCCCTGCGCTGCCATGCTCGCGCCCGTGCTGTGCTCCGCCACTACCGCCACCTGCCCTCCTTCCGTGCCATCGAGGATGAGAGCTACGCCATCATGGCCGACCTGGCCCAGCGCCTCCGTGCACGTCTCCG gGATGACACCTTGGACCCCAAGGAGCTCACCGAGTGCGTGGAGATGCTGTTGCAGCTGGAAGAGCCACCTGAGGAGCTGTGTGAGGAGTTCCTGAGCCATGCCGGCGCCCGCCTCGAGGCCGAGCTGGCAGCACTGGAGGCCGAGCTGCCCCCGTCCGACCCCTCCGGCACTGCCGCcacgccgccccccgcctccgaCATCCTCGACTTCGTCGACCGCGGCAGCTCGGCCTTCGTGGGCAACCTGTGCCTCCTCGCGGCCTCGTACCGCAGCCTCTTCGAGGGGCgcccgggggctgggggtggccgcCTGGAAGCCTTCGCCGCCACCCTCACCACCCGCTACTTCGAGCTGCTGGAGCGGCGCCTGGCGCTGGAGCGGGGCCTGGGCGACACCTCGCTGCTGGTGCGGGCGCTCGACCGCTTCCACCGCCGCCTCCGCGCCCTCCTCGAGCTGCTGCCCGCAGCCGGTGCCGAGGCAGGCGCCGCACTGGTGGCCCGGGCGGCGCGCGAGCGCGTGGACCGCTACCTGCGGGCACTGCAGACCTTCTTCCTGGGGTGCCTGGGCGACGTGCGCCAGGCGCtggccgccccccggccccccggcaaGGAGGGTCCCGGCCTGCCCGATCTCCTGGCCACGCTTGCCTCCTCCATCCTCGGCCAGCTTAAGGCCGTCCTGGCCTACGTGCAGCTCTTCACCGCCAAGGATGTCGCCTTCGCCAGCCTTCCCTACTTCAAG GGGGAGTTCTGTGTGGAGGCGGTGCGCGAAGGGCTGGTGGTGGCCTTCGTGCGCTGGCTCTGCCGCACCGCCCGGGGCTTCGCCGACGGCCCAGCTGAGCGGGGGGCCCCtgcggcacccccagccctgctgctgctcctcgcccGCCTCTGTCTTGACTATGAGGCCACCACCATCAGCTACATCCTCACTCTCACCGACGAGCAGTTTCCCCCCCAG GACACAGGTCCGGCAATGACACCGGGACCGGCACTGTGTGCAGAGGCGCGGGGGGCAGCACAGCGGCTGCTCGACCACTATGTGCAGGTCCAGGGCGCCGCGGTGGCACAGATGCTTAGGAAGAGTGTGGAGACACGAGACTGGTTGGGCACGGTCGAGCCCCGCAATGTTCGTGCCGTCATGAAGCGTGTGGTCGAGGACATCACCGCTATCGACGTCCAG CAGCTCACGGGCACCCGGGCGGTACGCCCCCAGCTACACCCCCAG CGCCCCCATGGACACCCACCTGCTCAGCAACATCCAGAAGCTCTTCTCCGAACGCATTGA
- the VPS51 gene encoding vacuolar protein sorting-associated protein 51 homolog isoform X6: MAEVEAPRSGAGGSPEAGTGTGTGTGTGTGTGTGWRRPHGPLQRYYGPPVAEMAEAAPDPADINGPHFDPEVFLTKVRSECPLGQLLAREATLGREIRALDSDMQTLLYENYNKFISATDTIRKMKVDFRRMEAEMDDLAANMAAISTSSARVSAALQDRHRRGAQLAGVQALLRKLQSLVEVPGRLRRWAAPGAEPARALRCHARARAVLRHYRHLPSFRAIEDESYAIMADLAQRLRARLRDDTLDPKELTECVEMLLQLEEPPEELCEEFLSHAGARLEAELAALEAELPPSDPSGTAATPPPASDILDFVDRGSSAFVGNLCLLAASYRSLFEGRPGAGGGRLEAFAATLTTRYFELLERRLALERGLGDTSLLVRALDRFHRRLRALLELLPAAGAEAGAALVARAARERVDRYLRALQTFFLGCLGDVRQALAAPRPPGKEGPGLPDLLATLASSILGQLKAVLAYVQLFTAKDVAFASLPYFKGEFCVEAVREGLVVAFVRWLCRTARGFADGPAERGAPAAPPALLLLLARLCLDYEATTISYILTLTDEQFPPQDTGPAMTPGPALCAEARGAAQRLLDHYVQVQGAAVAQMLRKSVETRDWLGTVEPRNVRAVMKRVVEDITAIDVQRPHGHPPAQQHPEALLRTH, encoded by the exons ATGGCGGAGGTGGAGGcgccgcggagcggggcggggggcagccctgaggccggcaccggcaccggcaccggcaccggcaccggcaccggcaccggcaccgggtgGCGGCGTCCGCACGGGCCGCTTCAGCGGTACTACGGACCGCCCGTGGCGGAGATGGCGGAGGCGGCTCCGGACCCCGCTGACATCAACGGGCCCCACTTCGACCCGGAGGTTTTCCTTACTAAG GTGCGCAGCGAGTGTCCCCTGGGGCAGTTGTTGGCCCGTGAGGCCACGCTGGGGCGGGAGATCCGCGCCCTCGACAGTGACATGCAGACGCTGCTCTACGAGAACTACAACAAATTCATTTCCGCCACTG ACACCATCCGAAAGATGAAGGTTGACTTCCGGCGCATGGAGGCAGAGATGGACGATTTGGCTGCCAACATGGCCGCCATCAGCACCTCCAGTGCCCGTGTCAGCGCCGCGCTGCAGGACCGGCACCGTCGCGGCGCCCAGCTTGCCG gggTGCAGGCGCTGCTGCGGAAGCTGCAGTCCCTGGTGGAGGTGCCAGGGCGGCTGCGGCGGTGGGCGGCGCCAGGGGCGGAGCCTGCGCGGGCCCTGCGCTGCCATGCTCGCGCCCGTGCTGTGCTCCGCCACTACCGCCACCTGCCCTCCTTCCGTGCCATCGAGGATGAGAGCTACGCCATCATGGCCGACCTGGCCCAGCGCCTCCGTGCACGTCTCCG gGATGACACCTTGGACCCCAAGGAGCTCACCGAGTGCGTGGAGATGCTGTTGCAGCTGGAAGAGCCACCTGAGGAGCTGTGTGAGGAGTTCCTGAGCCATGCCGGCGCCCGCCTCGAGGCCGAGCTGGCAGCACTGGAGGCCGAGCTGCCCCCGTCCGACCCCTCCGGCACTGCCGCcacgccgccccccgcctccgaCATCCTCGACTTCGTCGACCGCGGCAGCTCGGCCTTCGTGGGCAACCTGTGCCTCCTCGCGGCCTCGTACCGCAGCCTCTTCGAGGGGCgcccgggggctgggggtggccgcCTGGAAGCCTTCGCCGCCACCCTCACCACCCGCTACTTCGAGCTGCTGGAGCGGCGCCTGGCGCTGGAGCGGGGCCTGGGCGACACCTCGCTGCTGGTGCGGGCGCTCGACCGCTTCCACCGCCGCCTCCGCGCCCTCCTCGAGCTGCTGCCCGCAGCCGGTGCCGAGGCAGGCGCCGCACTGGTGGCCCGGGCGGCGCGCGAGCGCGTGGACCGCTACCTGCGGGCACTGCAGACCTTCTTCCTGGGGTGCCTGGGCGACGTGCGCCAGGCGCtggccgccccccggccccccggcaaGGAGGGTCCCGGCCTGCCCGATCTCCTGGCCACGCTTGCCTCCTCCATCCTCGGCCAGCTTAAGGCCGTCCTGGCCTACGTGCAGCTCTTCACCGCCAAGGATGTCGCCTTCGCCAGCCTTCCCTACTTCAAG GGGGAGTTCTGTGTGGAGGCGGTGCGCGAAGGGCTGGTGGTGGCCTTCGTGCGCTGGCTCTGCCGCACCGCCCGGGGCTTCGCCGACGGCCCAGCTGAGCGGGGGGCCCCtgcggcacccccagccctgctgctgctcctcgcccGCCTCTGTCTTGACTATGAGGCCACCACCATCAGCTACATCCTCACTCTCACCGACGAGCAGTTTCCCCCCCAG GACACAGGTCCGGCAATGACACCGGGACCGGCACTGTGTGCAGAGGCGCGGGGGGCAGCACAGCGGCTGCTCGACCACTATGTGCAGGTCCAGGGCGCCGCGGTGGCACAGATGCTTAGGAAGAGTGTGGAGACACGAGACTGGTTGGGCACGGTCGAGCCCCGCAATGTTCGTGCCGTCATGAAGCGTGTGGTCGAGGACATCACCGCTATCGACGTCCAG CGCCCCCATGGACACCCACCTGCTCAGCAACATCCAGAAGCTCTTCTCCGAACGCATTGA
- the VPS51 gene encoding vacuolar protein sorting-associated protein 51 homolog isoform X2, translating to MAEVEAPRSGAGGSPEAGTGTGTGTGTGTGTGTGWRRPHGPLQRYYGPPVAEMAEAAPDPADINGPHFDPEVFLTKVRSECPLGQLLAREATLGREIRALDSDMQTLLYENYNKFISATDTIRKMKVDFRRMEAEMDDLAANMAAISTSSARVSAALQDRHRRGAQLAGVQALLRKLQSLVEVPGRLRRWAAPGAEPARALRCHARARAVLRHYRHLPSFRAIEDESYAIMADLAQRLRARLRDDTLDPKELTECVEMLLQLEEPPEELCEEFLSHAGARLEAELAALEAELPPSDPSGTAATPPPASDILDFVDRGSSAFVGNLCLLAASYRSLFEGRPGAGGGRLEAFAATLTTRYFELLERRLALERGLGDTSLLVRALDRFHRRLRALLELLPAAGAEAGAALVARAARERVDRYLRALQTFFLGCLGDVRQALAAPRPPGKEGPGLPDLLATLASSILGQLKAVLAYVQLFTAKDVAFASLPYFKGEFCVEAVREGLVVAFVRWLCRTARGFADGPAERGAPAAPPALLLLLARLCLDYEATTISYILTLTDEQFPPQDTGPAMTPGPALCAEARGAAQRLLDHYVQVQGAAVAQMLRKSVETRDWLGTVEPRNVRAVMKRVVEDITAIDVQVGQLFEEGVRRAQSSDSSRRAFSVYSSSRAPGRYAPSYTPSAPMDTHLLSNIQKLFSERIDIFSPVEFNKVSVLTGIIKISLKTLLECVRLRTLGRFGLQQVQVDGHYLQLYLWRFAADERVVQGLLDEVAASAAHRCLDPVPMEHSVVELICERGLTVDFKL from the exons ATGGCGGAGGTGGAGGcgccgcggagcggggcggggggcagccctgaggccggcaccggcaccggcaccggcaccggcaccggcaccggcaccggcaccgggtgGCGGCGTCCGCACGGGCCGCTTCAGCGGTACTACGGACCGCCCGTGGCGGAGATGGCGGAGGCGGCTCCGGACCCCGCTGACATCAACGGGCCCCACTTCGACCCGGAGGTTTTCCTTACTAAG GTGCGCAGCGAGTGTCCCCTGGGGCAGTTGTTGGCCCGTGAGGCCACGCTGGGGCGGGAGATCCGCGCCCTCGACAGTGACATGCAGACGCTGCTCTACGAGAACTACAACAAATTCATTTCCGCCACTG ACACCATCCGAAAGATGAAGGTTGACTTCCGGCGCATGGAGGCAGAGATGGACGATTTGGCTGCCAACATGGCCGCCATCAGCACCTCCAGTGCCCGTGTCAGCGCCGCGCTGCAGGACCGGCACCGTCGCGGCGCCCAGCTTGCCG gggTGCAGGCGCTGCTGCGGAAGCTGCAGTCCCTGGTGGAGGTGCCAGGGCGGCTGCGGCGGTGGGCGGCGCCAGGGGCGGAGCCTGCGCGGGCCCTGCGCTGCCATGCTCGCGCCCGTGCTGTGCTCCGCCACTACCGCCACCTGCCCTCCTTCCGTGCCATCGAGGATGAGAGCTACGCCATCATGGCCGACCTGGCCCAGCGCCTCCGTGCACGTCTCCG gGATGACACCTTGGACCCCAAGGAGCTCACCGAGTGCGTGGAGATGCTGTTGCAGCTGGAAGAGCCACCTGAGGAGCTGTGTGAGGAGTTCCTGAGCCATGCCGGCGCCCGCCTCGAGGCCGAGCTGGCAGCACTGGAGGCCGAGCTGCCCCCGTCCGACCCCTCCGGCACTGCCGCcacgccgccccccgcctccgaCATCCTCGACTTCGTCGACCGCGGCAGCTCGGCCTTCGTGGGCAACCTGTGCCTCCTCGCGGCCTCGTACCGCAGCCTCTTCGAGGGGCgcccgggggctgggggtggccgcCTGGAAGCCTTCGCCGCCACCCTCACCACCCGCTACTTCGAGCTGCTGGAGCGGCGCCTGGCGCTGGAGCGGGGCCTGGGCGACACCTCGCTGCTGGTGCGGGCGCTCGACCGCTTCCACCGCCGCCTCCGCGCCCTCCTCGAGCTGCTGCCCGCAGCCGGTGCCGAGGCAGGCGCCGCACTGGTGGCCCGGGCGGCGCGCGAGCGCGTGGACCGCTACCTGCGGGCACTGCAGACCTTCTTCCTGGGGTGCCTGGGCGACGTGCGCCAGGCGCtggccgccccccggccccccggcaaGGAGGGTCCCGGCCTGCCCGATCTCCTGGCCACGCTTGCCTCCTCCATCCTCGGCCAGCTTAAGGCCGTCCTGGCCTACGTGCAGCTCTTCACCGCCAAGGATGTCGCCTTCGCCAGCCTTCCCTACTTCAAG GGGGAGTTCTGTGTGGAGGCGGTGCGCGAAGGGCTGGTGGTGGCCTTCGTGCGCTGGCTCTGCCGCACCGCCCGGGGCTTCGCCGACGGCCCAGCTGAGCGGGGGGCCCCtgcggcacccccagccctgctgctgctcctcgcccGCCTCTGTCTTGACTATGAGGCCACCACCATCAGCTACATCCTCACTCTCACCGACGAGCAGTTTCCCCCCCAG GACACAGGTCCGGCAATGACACCGGGACCGGCACTGTGTGCAGAGGCGCGGGGGGCAGCACAGCGGCTGCTCGACCACTATGTGCAGGTCCAGGGCGCCGCGGTGGCACAGATGCTTAGGAAGAGTGTGGAGACACGAGACTGGTTGGGCACGGTCGAGCCCCGCAATGTTCGTGCCGTCATGAAGCGTGTGGTCGAGGACATCACCGCTATCGACGTCCAG GTGGGGCAGCTCTTTGAGGAGGGGGTGCGGCGGGCACAGAGCAGCGACTCGAGCCGGCGCGCCTTCTCCGTCTACAGCAGCTCACGGGCACCCGGGCGGTACGCCCCCAGCTACACCCCCAG CGCCCCCATGGACACCCACCTGCTCAGCAACATCCAGAAGCTCTTCTCCGAACGCATTGACATCTTCAGCCCTGTTGAGTTCAACAAG gtGTCGGTGCTGACTGGGATCATCAAGATCAGCCTAAAGACGCTGCTGGAGTGTGTGCGGCTGCGGACATTGGGGCGCTTCGGGCTGCAGCAGGTGCAGGTGGACGGTCATTACCTGCAGCTCTACCTCTGGCGCTTTGCCGCTGACGAGCGGGtggtgcaggggctgctggaCGAGGTGGCCGCCAGCGCCGCCCACCGCTGCCTCGACCCCGTTCCCATGGAGCACAGCGTCGTCGAGCTCATCTGCGAGCGCGG GTTGACAGTTGACTTCAAGTTGTAA